The following proteins are encoded in a genomic region of Neomicrococcus aestuarii:
- a CDS encoding LysM peptidoglycan-binding domain-containing protein has translation MIGLQMMRRHVHDLLTLISFLLLGGFFLVVGHSQLTLAGARLSGIFSQHDAAAYVSLKDVEFVVGLACGTAGLAILTWLAVGALFGTVSVLAARRGLHSVSQRTASYTPRFMRSLLALVFGVSLLAAPGAFAENSSSTQEVPSPAFVSQSITVETGPASPPAAPSKAERAVPQAEQSPTPGISAETSSTPVQHEVNEHVAKKHEAKERESMRGIPAQHLTSVLSSGQRQSTADHQEITVKNGDSLWAIVSEHLGPQATSSEIHAAWPKWYERNRAVIGENPHVIVPGTVLINPNF, from the coding sequence ATGATTGGACTACAGATGATGCGACGGCATGTGCACGATCTCCTCACCCTGATTTCATTTCTTCTTCTCGGCGGCTTCTTCCTGGTAGTCGGCCACAGTCAGCTGACCCTTGCGGGAGCGCGTTTGAGCGGCATTTTTTCCCAGCACGACGCCGCAGCTTACGTCTCGCTCAAAGACGTTGAGTTCGTTGTGGGGCTTGCGTGCGGGACGGCCGGTCTGGCGATTCTCACGTGGCTTGCCGTGGGCGCCCTCTTCGGAACCGTTTCGGTGCTAGCTGCCCGGAGAGGTTTGCACTCGGTCTCTCAAAGGACAGCGAGTTACACGCCGCGCTTCATGAGATCGCTTCTGGCGCTTGTCTTCGGCGTCTCGCTTTTGGCGGCGCCGGGCGCTTTTGCCGAGAACTCCTCTTCTACTCAAGAGGTGCCAAGCCCCGCGTTCGTCAGCCAATCCATCACCGTTGAAACCGGTCCGGCCTCACCACCGGCCGCTCCCAGTAAAGCCGAGCGGGCGGTGCCACAAGCAGAACAGTCCCCCACTCCAGGCATCTCCGCCGAGACGTCATCAACACCTGTGCAGCACGAGGTGAATGAACATGTAGCGAAGAAGCACGAGGCGAAAGAACGCGAAAGCATGCGCGGGATTCCCGCTCAGCACCTCACGAGCGTCCTCTCGAGTGGTCAGCGGCAGAGCACCGCAGATCATCAAGAGATCACCGTGAAGAACGGTGACTCACTATGGGCGATTGTGTCCGAACACCTAGGTCCTCAGGCCACGAGCTCTGAAATCCATGCCGCTTGGCCCAAGTGGTACGAACGAAACCGTGCCGTGATCGGCGAGAATCCCCACGTGATTGTGCCTGGCACCGTCCTCATCAACCCCAATTTCTGA
- a CDS encoding Rv3235 family protein, whose translation MALSTHETFDYLDHSFARSATSLKRPESSRNNVIHLPQRRSFPAIDGQGAEPEGAPASRDLEIADFETKSTQLGKTQRHEATDIVSHLVTFVSIASLEAVAGQRSMTQLQRFVSAAVFEKLKRRAELLASTSSPMGSRVHTLRTAEGRKPSRIAHVRSVRVCNISDRVFEAVAIIQDQERVRPIAMRVEFHRNNWRVTHYEVG comes from the coding sequence ATGGCACTTTCCACCCACGAAACCTTCGATTACCTAGACCACTCATTTGCCCGATCGGCCACGTCGCTGAAGCGCCCGGAGAGCTCGCGCAATAACGTGATCCATTTGCCGCAGCGTAGAAGTTTTCCGGCGATTGATGGCCAAGGCGCAGAGCCAGAGGGCGCCCCTGCATCACGTGACCTAGAGATTGCAGACTTTGAAACAAAGAGCACGCAGCTAGGCAAAACTCAGCGGCATGAGGCCACCGACATTGTGTCTCATTTGGTGACGTTCGTCAGCATTGCCTCTTTAGAGGCGGTGGCCGGCCAACGAAGCATGACGCAACTCCAACGCTTCGTCTCCGCCGCAGTCTTTGAAAAGCTCAAGCGCCGCGCAGAGCTCTTGGCATCCACCAGCTCTCCGATGGGATCGCGCGTCCATACCCTCCGCACGGCTGAAGGACGGAAACCGTCAAGGATTGCGCATGTGCGTTCCGTGCGCGTGTGCAATATCAGCGATCGCGTGTTTGAGGCTGTGGCGATCATTCAGGATCAAGAACGCGTTCGGCCGATCGCTATGCGCGTCGAGTTCCACAGAAACAATTGGCGTGTCACCCACTACGAAGTGGGGTGA
- the mtrA gene encoding MtrAB system response regulator MtrA codes for MKARVLVVDDDEALSEMIGIVLRNDDFEPVFCHHGGEALAAFRASKPDLVLLDLMLPGMDGIEICRQIRAESDVPIVMLTAKSDTADVVRGLESGADDYVPKPFKPAEIVARVRARLRDNDTRMPEVLKVADVEIDVAGHQVRRGGQAIPLTPLEFELLVTLARKPWQVFTRDMLLEAVWGYQHPADTRLVNVHIQRLRSKLETDPDSPEVVLTVRGVGYRAGKS; via the coding sequence ATGAAAGCGCGCGTATTGGTCGTCGATGATGACGAGGCCCTTTCAGAAATGATTGGCATCGTTCTACGGAACGATGACTTCGAACCAGTCTTTTGTCATCACGGTGGCGAAGCTCTTGCAGCGTTTCGCGCAAGCAAGCCCGATCTCGTGTTGCTGGACCTGATGCTCCCTGGCATGGACGGCATCGAGATTTGCCGCCAAATTCGTGCTGAGTCAGACGTTCCCATCGTGATGCTCACCGCGAAGTCGGATACTGCGGATGTGGTTCGCGGCCTTGAATCCGGTGCCGACGATTACGTTCCGAAGCCGTTCAAGCCAGCCGAGATCGTGGCTCGTGTTCGCGCGCGCTTGCGCGATAACGACACCCGCATGCCCGAAGTTCTCAAAGTGGCTGACGTGGAGATTGACGTTGCTGGCCACCAAGTGCGCCGCGGTGGCCAGGCGATCCCGCTGACCCCACTGGAGTTTGAGCTCTTGGTGACGCTGGCTCGCAAGCCGTGGCAAGTCTTCACCCGAGACATGCTTTTGGAAGCCGTCTGGGGTTACCAGCACCCAGCGGATACTCGCCTTGTCAACGTGCATATTCAGCGCTTGCGCTCCAAGTTGGAAACTGACCCGGATTCGCCTGAGGTAGTGCTCACGGTCCGTGGCGTGGGATACCGGGCCGGTAAGTCCTGA
- the secA gene encoding preprotein translocase subunit SecA, with translation MASLLERVLRTGDKKILRTLRGYADAINVLEDEFKSLTDAELRAETDKFKQRYIDGESLDIMLPEAFAAVREAADRTLGMRHFDVQMMGGAALHLGNIAEMKTGEGKTLVATSPSYLNAITGKGVHVVTTNDYLAQYQSDLMGRVHRFLGIQTGCILSHMDPAQRREQYNADITYGTNNEFGFDYLRDNMAWSRDELVQRGHYFAIVDEVDSILIDEARTPLIISGQASGDVHRWFAEFARVVQKMTLGKDYEVDEKKRTVGILEPGIERVEDHLGIDNLYESQNTPLIGFLNNAIKAKELFKKDKDYVVMNGEVMIVDEHTGRTLSGRRYNEGVHQAIEAKEGVEIKPENQTLATVTLQNYFRLYDKLSGMTGTAQTEAAEFMSTYELGVVEIPTNRGMQREDKADLIYKNEIAKFDAVVVDIVERHKNGQPVLVGTTSVEKSEYLSRKLAQAGVRHEVLNAKQHAREAAIVAQAGKRGAVTVATNMAGRGTDIMLGGNAEFMAVAEMERRGLDAADNPEEYELVWDSVYEAAKAEVDREGDSIRELGGLYVLGTERHESRRIDNQLRGRSGRQGDPGESRFYLSMTDELMRRFNAKPAQAIMNNPSMPDDMALESKMVSRVIESAQAQVEAVNAEQRKNVLKYDDVMNRQREAIYGDRRQILEGTDLRSRVLEFIEDAIGAIVNEQTATGHGDSWDLDKLWADLKNLYPVSITVDEVVEEAGSRARLTPEFLIKELSSDAKVQYEEREQAVGADNMRELERRVILSTIGTKWQEHLYEMDYLKEGIGLRAMAQRDPLVEYQREGFTLFQTMMESIREESVNYLFNLKVERQQPAPVNLPGIRDARVLTESAPLSTPGLNAPARPATLRYTAPTEDGDAEEVEEVNVLEGAEEAFNEAPSKSESAPKQGRRARKNS, from the coding sequence GTGGCATCACTGCTAGAACGCGTCTTGCGGACCGGCGATAAGAAGATTCTTCGCACGCTGCGAGGCTACGCGGACGCCATCAACGTCCTCGAAGACGAGTTCAAGTCGTTGACGGACGCCGAATTGCGCGCCGAGACTGACAAGTTCAAGCAGCGTTACATCGACGGTGAGTCGCTCGACATCATGCTGCCGGAAGCGTTCGCCGCAGTCCGCGAAGCCGCTGACCGCACGCTGGGCATGCGCCACTTCGATGTGCAGATGATGGGCGGCGCCGCTCTTCACTTGGGCAACATCGCCGAAATGAAGACCGGTGAAGGAAAGACCCTCGTTGCTACGAGCCCGTCCTACCTCAACGCCATCACGGGTAAGGGTGTCCACGTGGTCACCACGAACGACTACCTGGCGCAGTACCAGTCAGATCTGATGGGTCGCGTCCACCGCTTCTTGGGAATCCAGACCGGTTGCATCCTGTCCCACATGGATCCTGCGCAGCGCCGCGAGCAGTACAACGCGGACATCACCTACGGTACGAACAACGAATTCGGCTTCGACTACCTGCGCGACAACATGGCATGGTCCCGTGACGAATTGGTTCAGCGCGGCCACTACTTCGCGATCGTTGACGAAGTTGACTCGATCCTCATTGACGAGGCCCGTACGCCGCTGATCATCTCCGGTCAGGCTTCGGGCGATGTGCATCGCTGGTTCGCAGAGTTTGCGCGCGTCGTGCAGAAGATGACCCTCGGTAAGGACTACGAGGTCGACGAAAAGAAGCGCACCGTTGGCATCTTGGAGCCGGGTATTGAGCGCGTTGAAGACCACTTGGGCATCGACAACCTCTACGAATCCCAGAACACCCCGCTGATTGGCTTCCTCAACAACGCCATCAAGGCCAAGGAACTGTTCAAGAAGGACAAGGACTACGTCGTCATGAACGGCGAAGTCATGATTGTTGACGAGCACACCGGACGTACGCTGTCCGGCCGCCGCTACAACGAAGGCGTGCACCAGGCGATCGAGGCCAAAGAAGGCGTCGAGATCAAGCCCGAAAACCAAACGCTGGCAACGGTTACGCTGCAGAACTACTTCCGTCTTTACGACAAGCTCTCCGGTATGACCGGTACGGCACAGACCGAAGCCGCCGAATTCATGAGCACGTACGAGCTCGGCGTGGTGGAAATTCCTACTAACCGCGGCATGCAGCGCGAAGACAAAGCCGACCTCATCTACAAGAATGAGATTGCCAAGTTTGACGCGGTTGTGGTGGACATCGTGGAGCGCCACAAGAACGGCCAGCCGGTCCTCGTGGGTACCACCTCGGTGGAAAAGAGCGAATACCTCTCCCGCAAGCTCGCGCAGGCTGGCGTTCGCCACGAAGTGCTTAACGCAAAGCAGCACGCTCGTGAAGCCGCCATTGTGGCCCAAGCCGGTAAGCGTGGCGCAGTGACTGTTGCCACCAACATGGCTGGTCGCGGTACGGACATCATGCTGGGCGGAAACGCCGAATTCATGGCCGTCGCTGAAATGGAACGTCGCGGCCTGGACGCCGCGGATAACCCAGAAGAGTACGAGCTCGTGTGGGACAGCGTCTACGAAGCCGCAAAGGCTGAAGTAGACCGCGAAGGTGACAGCATCCGCGAACTCGGTGGCCTGTACGTTTTGGGTACCGAGCGTCACGAATCCCGTCGCATCGATAACCAGTTGCGCGGACGTTCGGGACGTCAGGGCGACCCCGGCGAATCTCGCTTCTACTTGTCCATGACGGATGAACTGATGCGCCGCTTCAACGCGAAGCCCGCACAGGCCATCATGAACAACCCCTCGATGCCAGATGACATGGCGCTCGAATCCAAGATGGTCTCTCGAGTTATCGAGTCCGCTCAGGCGCAGGTTGAAGCGGTCAACGCTGAACAGCGTAAGAACGTTCTCAAGTATGACGACGTCATGAACCGCCAGCGCGAAGCGATCTACGGTGACCGCCGTCAGATCCTCGAAGGAACTGACCTTCGCAGCCGCGTACTCGAATTCATTGAGGACGCCATTGGCGCGATCGTGAACGAGCAGACCGCCACCGGTCACGGCGACTCGTGGGATCTGGACAAACTGTGGGCTGACCTCAAGAACCTCTACCCGGTCTCAATTACGGTTGACGAAGTGGTGGAAGAGGCTGGAAGCCGTGCACGCTTGACTCCAGAGTTCCTCATCAAGGAACTATCCTCCGATGCCAAGGTGCAGTACGAAGAGCGGGAACAGGCAGTTGGCGCAGATAACATGCGCGAGCTAGAACGCCGAGTCATCCTCTCTACCATCGGTACCAAGTGGCAAGAGCACCTGTACGAGATGGATTACCTCAAAGAAGGCATTGGCCTTCGAGCCATGGCCCAGCGTGATCCACTGGTGGAGTACCAGCGTGAAGGATTTACGCTCTTCCAGACCATGATGGAATCCATCCGTGAAGAGAGCGTGAACTACCTCTTCAATCTGAAGGTAGAACGTCAGCAGCCAGCACCCGTGAATCTTCCCGGTATCCGGGACGCACGCGTTCTTACTGAATCGGCGCCGCTATCCACACCAGGCCTGAACGCCCCAGCACGACCAGCCACCTTGCGCTACACCGCACCGACTGAAGACGGCGACGCGGAAGAAGTCGAAGAGGTCAACGTTCTTGAAGGCGCAGAAGAGGCCTTCAACGAAGCCCCTAGCAAGTCGGAATCTGCACCTAAGCAAGGCCGCCGGGCTCGTAAGAACAGCTAG
- the hpf gene encoding ribosome hibernation-promoting factor, HPF/YfiA family codes for MEMNISARNGAVSDRFREYATEKIEKVSQLAKKVQRLDLKVTNQPHARNADNQVSVEIAVVGSGPAIRAEAHAADKFAAFDLAFGKLLEQLRRARDRRKVHHGRHAPVAVHEATASLPPAATNVTLADALLSAEPTAESQHSEDFEALTESPVEIRRKVFPADEMTADDAVDRMELVGHPFYLYIDKETGCHSVVYRRRGWSYGIISLENGSEPVEGARSYRDTVHAPEES; via the coding sequence GTGGAGATGAACATCAGCGCAAGGAACGGCGCCGTATCGGACCGATTCCGCGAGTACGCTACCGAGAAGATCGAGAAGGTCTCACAGCTGGCCAAGAAGGTTCAGCGACTCGACCTGAAGGTCACCAATCAACCGCATGCGCGCAATGCCGACAATCAGGTCAGTGTTGAAATCGCCGTGGTGGGTTCCGGACCCGCAATTCGCGCTGAAGCTCACGCCGCAGATAAGTTCGCGGCCTTTGATCTCGCCTTTGGAAAGCTGCTTGAACAGCTACGAAGGGCTAGAGATCGACGCAAGGTTCATCATGGGCGCCATGCTCCCGTGGCAGTTCACGAGGCCACGGCCTCGCTCCCACCAGCGGCCACCAACGTGACTTTGGCTGATGCACTTTTGAGCGCCGAACCTACCGCTGAATCTCAGCATTCAGAAGACTTCGAAGCCCTCACGGAAAGCCCCGTGGAAATTCGTCGTAAAGTATTCCCCGCGGATGAAATGACTGCCGACGACGCTGTTGACCGCATGGAATTGGTGGGACACCCCTTCTACCTGTACATCGACAAGGAAACCGGTTGCCACTCGGTGGTGTACCGTCGACGCGGTTGGTCCTACGGCATCATTTCCCTCGAGAATGGCAGCGAACCTGTTGAAGGCGCGCGCTCCTACCGAGACACCGTGCATGCACCCGAAGAGAGCTAA
- a CDS encoding LpqB family beta-propeller domain-containing protein, with the protein MVAAVTIAVMALLTGCAGIPTSGPLGVSTTVPTQGPDGSLSFSAASPRDGMTPEEIIEGFYKAGVDTNDDYKTAREYLTTEFAGTWNPAAKATVYDADPAVVSNVEEGSYGVSVEVSSTVDDSGIRAVLPDRSSQLLTFQLTQVNGQWRISQAPDGVLIEAGNFESLFSPHTLYFYDSTFQYAVPDVRWFANKQGLAATVISAMLEGAAPHLNNAVFSAFPPGATLAQPSVPVESGEARVDFDATVFADASDLRRKHMRQQLELTLSSLDNVSSVVMTVDQQAVDLGAADPEFKAAQVNASVPNTQIAVADKALVYFQGNGYTAIGNIPDVSAYNPVDPAMSPVGTRYAFLSGDRKRLVTVDDAGTVRVAITGTNFTQPSVDYLGWTWTVNHNGGAHVIAVPSDTALDGEARDISAEWLDGAEVTSFRVSRDGARVVVAATIDGEAGIYIAGLIRDSAGVPRGVQTPVKLQLSQHLTRAVWERDDSIIAWNPDTEEPVAPVRATIDGKSEEFSPLLGLTNVSAGAGDRRNIYAENPEGIYVRSGNSWRKLEGQATGLAYPG; encoded by the coding sequence ATGGTTGCCGCGGTCACCATCGCCGTCATGGCGTTGCTGACCGGCTGCGCTGGAATTCCCACCTCCGGGCCCCTTGGCGTAAGCACCACCGTGCCCACGCAAGGACCGGACGGAAGCCTCTCCTTCAGCGCCGCCAGCCCGCGTGACGGCATGACGCCCGAAGAAATCATTGAGGGCTTCTACAAGGCCGGCGTCGACACGAACGACGACTACAAAACGGCGCGCGAATACCTCACCACCGAGTTCGCCGGCACCTGGAACCCCGCCGCCAAGGCGACGGTCTATGACGCGGATCCTGCCGTGGTCTCCAATGTTGAAGAAGGCAGTTACGGGGTGTCGGTGGAAGTGTCCTCCACCGTGGATGATTCCGGAATCCGGGCGGTTCTTCCGGATCGTTCGTCACAACTGCTGACGTTTCAGCTCACCCAAGTCAACGGCCAATGGCGTATCAGCCAAGCCCCAGATGGCGTGCTCATTGAGGCGGGGAATTTTGAGTCATTGTTCTCGCCGCACACCCTGTATTTCTACGATTCAACCTTCCAATACGCGGTCCCTGACGTGCGCTGGTTCGCTAACAAGCAGGGCCTCGCAGCAACCGTGATCTCCGCGATGCTGGAAGGCGCCGCTCCGCACTTGAACAATGCTGTCTTCAGCGCGTTCCCGCCGGGCGCTACTCTCGCTCAGCCGTCCGTCCCGGTTGAATCGGGTGAGGCGCGAGTCGATTTTGACGCGACCGTCTTTGCGGACGCTTCCGATCTGCGCCGCAAACACATGCGCCAGCAGCTCGAGCTCACGCTCTCTTCACTAGATAACGTCAGTTCGGTTGTGATGACGGTGGATCAGCAAGCCGTGGATCTTGGCGCAGCCGACCCTGAGTTCAAGGCGGCCCAAGTCAACGCGTCTGTGCCGAACACGCAAATTGCGGTAGCGGATAAGGCTCTGGTGTATTTCCAGGGCAACGGCTATACGGCAATCGGAAACATCCCGGACGTCTCCGCCTACAACCCGGTGGATCCGGCCATGTCGCCGGTGGGTACGCGCTACGCGTTCTTGTCGGGAGACCGGAAACGACTCGTCACCGTGGACGACGCCGGCACGGTGCGAGTGGCTATTACGGGCACGAATTTCACGCAGCCCAGCGTGGATTACTTGGGTTGGACGTGGACCGTCAATCACAACGGCGGGGCGCACGTGATCGCAGTGCCCTCCGATACTGCTTTGGACGGCGAAGCCAGAGACATTTCGGCCGAATGGCTAGACGGAGCCGAGGTCACGAGCTTCCGTGTCTCCCGCGATGGGGCCCGCGTAGTGGTGGCTGCAACGATCGACGGTGAAGCCGGGATCTACATCGCCGGTTTGATCCGCGATTCTGCAGGCGTGCCCCGCGGCGTGCAGACGCCCGTCAAGCTACAGCTCTCGCAGCACCTCACACGGGCGGTCTGGGAGCGCGATGACAGCATCATCGCTTGGAACCCTGACACGGAGGAACCGGTGGCTCCGGTCCGCGCAACCATCGACGGAAAGAGTGAAGAGTTCTCGCCGCTTCTGGGGCTTACGAATGTTTCGGCGGGTGCCGGCGATCGTCGCAATATCTACGCGGAGAACCCGGAGGGCATTTACGTGCGCTCGGGCAACTCGTGGCGCAAGCTCGAGGGCCAAGCTACCGGGCTCGCCTACCCCGGGTAG
- a CDS encoding winged helix-turn-helix domain-containing protein, whose product MTSPVIPVPLARRIALAAQGLSQERISAPASSRSLGREFRRIQLLQIDSVNVLTRSHYLPMFSRVGNYSVADFDSMSAKAPRSMIEYWAHEASYIRPEHFHDLRRLQYRRWVSSHQFDPQDLLIAEEAVLKVLSSSGPKTNREIELELSHLIPPRDPSAPKEWGWNWSTIKRALEILFERGLVSSAGRNSSFERRYALTANVLPPSVRAGFVPEITDDPEDDDDALRRLLLAAAQALGIGTNRHLADYFRIRHSRVQPILDRMVADGTLASVVVPAWKEPAYLHPDAKRPRQAKGRALLSPFDSMVFERHRLESLFGMRYRLEIYTPEPKRHYGYYVLPFLLRDQMVARVDLKADRAAGRLLVQASHAEANATDDTATELAAELELLAEWLKLSTVEVVPRGDLAAAVSHALS is encoded by the coding sequence TTGACCTCACCGGTAATCCCTGTGCCGCTAGCGCGACGAATCGCGTTAGCGGCACAGGGCCTTTCCCAAGAACGAATCAGCGCCCCAGCTTCCTCCCGAAGCCTGGGGCGCGAATTTCGTCGAATCCAATTGCTTCAAATCGATTCAGTCAACGTCCTGACGCGATCCCACTACTTGCCGATGTTTTCCCGAGTCGGAAATTACAGCGTGGCGGACTTCGACTCGATGTCCGCGAAGGCGCCGCGATCCATGATCGAGTACTGGGCACACGAGGCAAGCTACATCCGGCCAGAACACTTCCACGACCTGCGCCGTCTTCAATACCGGCGGTGGGTCAGCAGCCACCAGTTTGATCCCCAAGATCTCCTCATTGCCGAAGAAGCTGTCCTCAAGGTTCTTTCTAGCTCAGGTCCGAAGACGAATCGCGAAATAGAACTGGAACTTTCCCATCTGATTCCGCCGCGTGACCCCTCCGCGCCCAAGGAATGGGGATGGAACTGGTCAACCATCAAGCGCGCCTTAGAGATCCTCTTCGAGCGCGGCTTAGTCTCGAGCGCGGGACGAAACTCCAGCTTCGAACGTCGTTATGCGCTCACCGCCAACGTTTTGCCGCCAAGTGTCCGTGCCGGTTTCGTTCCAGAGATTACTGACGATCCGGAAGACGACGACGACGCGTTGCGTCGGTTGCTCTTAGCGGCAGCGCAAGCCTTGGGTATCGGGACAAACCGACACCTCGCCGACTATTTCCGGATCCGCCACTCGCGAGTGCAACCCATCCTGGACCGTATGGTTGCGGACGGAACGCTAGCCAGCGTCGTCGTACCGGCGTGGAAAGAGCCCGCCTACCTTCACCCGGACGCAAAGAGACCACGGCAAGCAAAGGGAAGAGCGCTGCTGAGTCCCTTTGATTCCATGGTTTTTGAGCGGCACCGCCTTGAATCCCTCTTTGGCATGCGGTACCGACTGGAAATCTATACGCCGGAACCCAAACGCCACTACGGGTACTACGTGCTTCCGTTCTTGCTCCGTGATCAGATGGTGGCTCGGGTGGATCTAAAAGCTGACCGTGCGGCCGGCAGACTCCTGGTGCAGGCCTCGCATGCAGAGGCGAACGCTACGGATGATACGGCGACCGAACTCGCCGCAGAGCTCGAACTGCTCGCCGAATGGCTGAAGCTGAGTACTGTGGAAGTTGTTCCCCGCGGGGATCTTGCAGCGGCTGTCTCTCACGCTTTGAGCTAA
- the mtrB gene encoding MtrAB system histidine kinase MtrB produces the protein MQLRTVVITVLLSTLALLGTGVFLSQQIASGLFQERFRQVESEANRGLSQVKSTLEAVSSTDRTGTVAFVRDTLRTLEGDGATVQRDFILTPLPGEGNIYVSAQASGGITSAVVPEELATAVRENQGQYWQSTALPTSDGVSPGLVFGTKVALPPGREYALYLVYDLESVQETLNYIHRILWIAGALLLVVIGGIGWYVTRQSLQPVAHAAAVSEKLAAGQLEERMEVHGADEVARLAQSFNRMADSLQDQIQQLETLSHMQQRFVSDVSHELRTPLTTVRMAAEVLHDARDEFDPINRRSAELLYNQVERFQSLLNDLLEISRFDAGVVDLDSDNWDIKPIVQRAVDMAQIHADRIGSELRTHYPQGPIVASMDPRRIERVVRNLVLNAVEHSESKPIDIFIGENEHAVAVSVRDHGIGLTEEAASRVFDRFWRADPARARTTGGSGLGLSIATEDARLHGGLLQAWGQVGDGSNFLLTLPKSKDMVLGESPLPLIPADAPTPEIAPLISDLEAAEAEADPETEAASSSFEEPTAEAIQHAADTAAEPHPVQQLTDQEGRSER, from the coding sequence ATGCAGCTCCGGACCGTGGTGATTACGGTCCTTCTCTCTACGTTGGCGCTGCTGGGAACAGGTGTGTTCTTGTCCCAGCAGATCGCCAGTGGGCTGTTTCAAGAACGGTTCCGACAGGTTGAGTCCGAAGCCAACAGAGGCCTGAGCCAGGTCAAGAGCACCCTCGAAGCGGTGAGCTCCACTGACCGTACGGGAACCGTAGCTTTTGTGCGGGATACTTTGCGCACGCTGGAAGGCGACGGCGCCACCGTCCAACGAGACTTCATCTTGACGCCTTTACCGGGCGAAGGAAACATCTACGTTTCGGCCCAAGCTTCCGGTGGCATCACCTCAGCTGTGGTTCCCGAAGAATTGGCCACGGCGGTTCGAGAGAACCAGGGCCAGTATTGGCAATCCACCGCACTTCCAACCTCGGACGGAGTTTCACCCGGACTCGTTTTCGGTACCAAAGTGGCCCTGCCACCGGGCCGCGAATACGCCTTGTACCTGGTCTATGACCTTGAGAGCGTCCAAGAAACTCTGAACTATATCCACCGGATCCTATGGATCGCGGGCGCATTGCTGTTGGTCGTCATTGGTGGAATTGGCTGGTACGTGACCAGACAGTCCCTTCAACCTGTTGCCCATGCGGCGGCTGTGTCAGAGAAGCTTGCAGCGGGCCAGCTGGAAGAACGAATGGAAGTTCACGGCGCGGACGAAGTCGCCCGACTTGCACAGAGCTTCAACCGCATGGCGGATAGCTTGCAAGACCAGATTCAACAGCTCGAAACGCTGTCCCACATGCAACAACGCTTCGTCTCGGACGTGTCCCACGAGCTGCGCACCCCGCTGACCACTGTCCGCATGGCGGCCGAAGTGCTGCACGACGCTCGTGACGAGTTCGACCCCATCAATCGTCGCTCCGCCGAACTGCTCTATAACCAAGTGGAGCGCTTCCAAAGTCTGCTCAACGACCTGCTGGAAATCTCGCGATTCGACGCCGGCGTGGTGGATCTGGACTCGGACAATTGGGACATCAAGCCCATTGTCCAGCGCGCGGTAGACATGGCTCAGATCCACGCGGACCGCATCGGCTCCGAACTGCGCACGCACTACCCGCAAGGGCCCATCGTTGCTTCGATGGATCCGCGGCGAATCGAACGCGTGGTCCGCAACCTGGTTCTCAACGCGGTGGAGCACTCGGAAAGCAAGCCCATCGACATTTTCATAGGCGAGAACGAACATGCCGTCGCAGTCAGCGTGCGCGACCATGGAATCGGTCTCACCGAAGAAGCGGCTAGCCGCGTCTTTGACCGCTTCTGGCGGGCGGATCCGGCTCGTGCTCGAACCACAGGCGGTTCCGGTCTGGGTCTTTCGATTGCCACCGAAGATGCGCGCTTGCACGGCGGTCTGCTCCAGGCTTGGGGACAGGTGGGTGACGGCTCAAACTTCCTGCTGACTTTGCCGAAGTCCAAGGACATGGTGCTGGGGGAGTCTCCTCTGCCACTGATCCCCGCGGATGCCCCGACTCCGGAAATTGCGCCCCTGATCTCAGATCTTGAAGCCGCGGAAGCCGAGGCTGATCCTGAAACGGAAGCTGCGTCGTCGTCCTTCGAGGAACCTACCGCCGAGGCCATCCAACACGCTGCGGACACAGCAGCGGAACCACATCCAGTCCAGCAGCTCACCGACCAGGAGGGACGCAGTGAACGGTAG